One segment of Dolichospermum sp. DET69 DNA contains the following:
- a CDS encoding NFACT family protein, whose amino-acid sequence MQPLDFTALTAACGEIRANWLPARIEQVYQRDRFTIAIALRTLNQRVWLDISWHPQAAHICISEPPPRAPDTFTFSQQLRHQLGGLALVGIEAISPWERVIDLQFARRPGEDALYHVYAEVMGKYSNVILTDASNEIITAAHQVSQQQSSVRPIQTGQNYETPPKLPGKIPNLSESLERWQERVSLVPGGIKRQLLKSYSGLSSALLDTMLFAANIASDTNTDALTPQNWQSLFQRWQEWLQALDVGKFQPAWTENGYTVMGWGGIAPTKNIQELLYRYYTDQLNEQVFVQLRHQLSQKLLNILTKLRVKRKTFSDRLQQSDQAEEYRQKADLLMANLQHWKPGMQEISLPDFETEQPIAIALLPDKNAVQNAQKLYKQNQKLKRARGAVEPLLFAVQAEIDYLEQVEATISQIDKYQNPEDLQALEEIRDELIGQKYLEDPGYRSRSSNDTPGTNFHRYRSPSGFEVLIGRNNIQNDQLTFRVAGDYDLWFHAQEIPGSHVLLRLEPGTVAEEADLQFTANLAAYFSRARQSDQVPVVYTQLKHVYKPKGAKPGLVIYKHETIIWGKPHVGAQGLRPIIS is encoded by the coding sequence TTGCAACCCCTGGACTTTACCGCTTTAACCGCCGCTTGTGGCGAAATCCGCGCAAATTGGTTACCTGCACGCATAGAACAAGTATATCAACGCGATCGCTTTACCATTGCTATTGCCTTACGAACCTTAAATCAACGGGTTTGGCTGGATATTTCCTGGCATCCCCAAGCCGCACATATTTGTATTAGTGAACCACCACCACGCGCCCCCGATACTTTTACTTTTAGTCAACAGTTGAGACATCAATTAGGTGGGTTGGCTTTAGTGGGAATTGAGGCTATTTCCCCTTGGGAACGGGTTATTGATTTACAATTTGCCCGTCGTCCTGGAGAGGATGCTCTTTATCACGTTTATGCGGAAGTGATGGGCAAATATAGTAATGTAATTTTAACTGATGCTAGTAATGAAATTATCACCGCTGCCCATCAAGTTAGTCAGCAACAATCTAGCGTTCGTCCCATTCAAACCGGACAAAATTATGAAACACCACCGAAACTCCCAGGGAAAATCCCCAATTTAAGCGAATCTCTTGAACGCTGGCAAGAAAGAGTAAGTTTAGTCCCTGGGGGAATTAAACGCCAGTTACTTAAAAGTTATAGTGGTTTAAGTTCGGCTTTGCTAGATACCATGCTTTTCGCGGCCAATATTGCATCAGATACCAACACAGATGCACTTACTCCCCAGAATTGGCAAAGTTTATTTCAACGCTGGCAAGAATGGTTACAAGCTTTAGATGTTGGTAAATTTCAACCTGCTTGGACAGAAAATGGATATACAGTTATGGGTTGGGGTGGAATCGCACCAACCAAGAATATTCAAGAGTTACTTTACCGTTACTATACTGACCAACTGAATGAACAGGTATTTGTGCAACTGCGTCATCAGTTAAGTCAGAAATTGTTAAATATTTTAACTAAGTTACGCGTCAAAAGGAAAACTTTTAGCGATCGCTTGCAACAATCAGATCAAGCTGAGGAATATCGTCAAAAAGCTGATTTATTAATGGCTAACCTGCAACACTGGAAACCAGGAATGCAGGAAATTAGTTTACCAGATTTTGAAACTGAACAGCCAATTGCGATCGCTCTTTTACCAGATAAAAACGCCGTCCAAAATGCCCAAAAGCTTTACAAACAGAACCAAAAGCTAAAACGCGCCCGTGGAGCTGTCGAACCCCTACTATTTGCAGTCCAAGCCGAAATTGACTATCTCGAACAAGTAGAAGCGACAATCTCTCAGATAGACAAATACCAAAATCCAGAAGATTTACAGGCCCTAGAAGAAATCCGAGATGAACTTATTGGGCAAAAATATCTAGAAGATCCAGGATATCGCAGTCGTAGTAGCAATGACACCCCCGGCACTAATTTTCATCGTTACCGTAGTCCTAGCGGCTTTGAAGTCCTCATTGGTCGCAACAATATCCAAAATGATCAATTAACATTCCGCGTCGCTGGAGACTATGATTTGTGGTTTCACGCCCAAGAAATTCCGGGGAGTCATGTTCTACTGCGTCTAGAACCCGGTACAGTTGCCGAAGAAGCCGATTTACAATTTACTGCTAATCTAGCTGCTTATTTCAGTCGCGCCCGTCAAAGTGATCAAGTACCAGTAGTTTACACCCAACTCAAGCACGTTTATAAACCCAAAGGAGCAAAACCAGGACTTGTAATTTATAAACATGAAACTATTATTTGGGGAAAACCACACGTAGGGGCGCAGGGCCTGCGCCCAATTATTAGTTAG